A genomic stretch from Aminobacter aminovorans includes:
- a CDS encoding metallophosphoesterase family protein, with product MRIAVLADIHGNILALEAVLADLARRGGADLVVNLGDLVSGPLWPGETAETLQALGWPTVRGNHDRRVATDPLADMGPSDRFAHDRLTPAQRDWLAALPLRLEIAPSVLAFHARPDHDERYLSEVIDEGQLIRAPLKVIESRLRRIDPKYRLLLAGHSHRADLVRLSDGRLLFNPGSVGIPAYGDDTAPAHVSEQGSPLARYGLAEIDAEGAVVGIDALAVTYDHEAAANRAAEGDRPEWAHALRTGFMPD from the coding sequence ATGCGCATTGCCGTCCTCGCCGACATCCACGGCAACATCCTTGCGCTCGAAGCGGTGCTCGCCGACCTCGCCCGCCGTGGCGGCGCCGATCTCGTCGTCAATCTCGGCGACCTCGTCTCCGGTCCGCTCTGGCCCGGCGAAACGGCAGAGACGCTGCAGGCCCTTGGCTGGCCGACGGTGCGCGGCAACCATGACCGCCGCGTCGCCACCGACCCGCTCGCCGACATGGGCCCGTCCGACCGCTTCGCCCATGATCGCCTGACGCCGGCCCAGCGCGATTGGCTGGCCGCGCTGCCGCTGAGGCTGGAAATCGCCCCATCGGTGCTCGCCTTCCACGCCCGCCCCGATCACGACGAGCGCTACCTCTCCGAGGTTATCGACGAAGGCCAGCTCATCCGCGCGCCGCTGAAAGTCATCGAAAGCCGCCTCAGGCGGATCGATCCGAAGTATCGGCTGCTGCTCGCCGGCCACAGTCACCGCGCCGATCTCGTCAGGCTTTCCGACGGGCGCCTGCTGTTCAATCCGGGCAGCGTCGGCATTCCGGCCTACGGTGACGACACCGCCCCCGCTCATGTCTCCGAGCAGGGCTCGCCGCTGGCGCGCTACGGCCTCGCCGAGATCGACGCGGAAGGCGCGGTCGTCGGCATCGATGCCCTCGCCGTAACCTACGACCATGAAGCCGCGGCCAATCGCGCCGCCGAGGGCGACCGTCCGGAATGGGCGCATGCCTTGCGCACCGGCTTCATGCCAGACTGA
- a CDS encoding ArsR/SmtB family transcription factor: MSLPHPNLDQISLANVLSVLGDQTRLAVVGYLARNEGVAMSCGQFSEFGSKTNLSYHLAKLREAGITRTEVSGTSRLISLRRDDLDSRFPGLLDSIITAAKELPALERLRDEA, from the coding sequence ATGTCCTTGCCACATCCCAATCTCGATCAGATCAGCCTCGCCAACGTGCTGTCAGTGCTTGGCGACCAGACCCGCCTTGCCGTCGTCGGCTATCTCGCCCGCAACGAGGGTGTGGCGATGAGCTGCGGCCAGTTTTCCGAGTTCGGTTCCAAGACCAACCTGTCCTACCACCTCGCCAAGCTGCGCGAGGCCGGCATTACCCGCACCGAGGTCTCCGGCACCAGCCGGCTGATCTCGCTACGCCGCGACGACCTCGACAGCCGCTTCCCAGGCCTGCTCGATTCGATCATCACGGCGGCAAAGGAACTGCCTGCGCTCGAGCGCCTCCGCGACGAGGCCTGA
- a CDS encoding MFS transporter: MDKRLIWLAIGSFAMSTVGFVFSSLLPAIAGDAHVSIPVAGYLIMAFSLAYAIGAPVLSALAGEIDRRRVLAATMLVFVAGNIIAAMSSSFAGLLAAQVVMGMSAGLYAATAQATAVSLAGPEHRARAIAVVVGGTTFAVALGAPIGSLIATMWGWRGTFVAIALLGISCAAILWVRLPRGSRGIKLTLAERFTAIARPGILPSLLVTLLYLAGGFTVISYIAPLALEGAGLPEIALPGMLLAFGVGAVVGNLSSGYLADRIGATRMVVISLLMSSGFCIAIALTLKLLPHHVAGPVLIALMVPWGIIGWAFPPAQASRIVGFGPEIAHLTLSLNASALYFGIAFGTVIGGRVLEFARPSDLGLVAAAFPLVALAVLVASGRSIRLAAAR; this comes from the coding sequence ATGGACAAGCGCCTTATCTGGCTGGCGATCGGCTCGTTCGCGATGAGCACCGTCGGCTTTGTGTTTTCCAGCCTGCTGCCGGCGATTGCCGGCGACGCGCATGTTTCGATACCGGTCGCGGGTTACCTGATCATGGCGTTCTCGCTCGCTTATGCGATCGGCGCGCCCGTATTGTCGGCGCTGGCCGGCGAGATCGATCGCCGTCGCGTGCTTGCTGCAACCATGCTGGTGTTCGTCGCCGGCAACATCATCGCCGCGATGAGCAGCTCCTTTGCCGGGCTTCTGGCCGCGCAGGTCGTAATGGGCATGTCGGCCGGGCTTTATGCCGCCACCGCGCAGGCGACTGCCGTGTCGCTGGCCGGGCCCGAGCACCGAGCGCGGGCGATTGCGGTCGTCGTCGGCGGCACGACATTCGCCGTGGCGCTGGGGGCGCCTATTGGTTCGCTGATCGCCACAATGTGGGGCTGGCGCGGCACTTTCGTCGCCATAGCCCTGCTCGGCATCTCCTGTGCGGCGATCCTGTGGGTGCGGCTGCCCCGCGGCTCGCGCGGCATCAAACTGACGCTTGCCGAGCGCTTCACCGCCATTGCCCGGCCGGGCATCCTGCCGTCGCTGTTGGTGACGTTGCTCTATCTCGCCGGCGGCTTCACGGTGATCTCCTACATCGCGCCGCTGGCCCTGGAAGGTGCGGGGCTGCCGGAGATCGCTCTTCCGGGCATGCTGCTGGCCTTCGGCGTCGGCGCCGTTGTAGGCAATCTGTCGAGCGGTTATCTCGCCGACCGTATCGGCGCGACGCGCATGGTGGTGATTTCGCTGTTGATGTCGTCGGGCTTCTGCATCGCCATTGCGCTGACCTTGAAGCTCTTGCCGCACCATGTCGCCGGCCCGGTGCTGATCGCGTTGATGGTGCCGTGGGGCATCATCGGCTGGGCATTCCCACCGGCGCAGGCAAGCCGCATCGTCGGCTTCGGCCCGGAGATCGCGCATCTGACGCTGTCGCTCAACGCCTCCGCGCTCTATTTCGGCATCGCCTTCGGTACGGTTATCGGCGGCCGGGTGCTGGAGTTTGCCCGGCCTTCCGATCTCGGCCTGGTCGCGGCAGCCTTTCCGTTGGTGGCGCTCGCAGTGCTGGTGGCCAGCGGCAGGTCGATCCGGCTCGCCGCCGCCCGGTAA
- a CDS encoding class I SAM-dependent methyltransferase, whose product MKGDKEHWTRVADQWIAWARSPAHDAFWVYRQGLTRFIGKGSGRALEVGCGEGRVARDLKALGYRVTVTDVVAEMVEAARQASSADDYAVAGVDDLPFDDGSFDLVMAYNVLMYVDDVPAAIREIRRVMKPGGTLFISLVHPFRDRGRFAGEAADAPFVLDGSYFGRERFDGEEERDGLTMHFAGWPQPLEDYVSVLEDAGLAITALREPIPDRVDSDLLRKWARVPLFLWLKARILA is encoded by the coding sequence ATGAAGGGCGACAAGGAGCATTGGACGCGTGTTGCCGATCAATGGATCGCCTGGGCGCGCTCGCCCGCGCATGATGCGTTCTGGGTCTATCGCCAAGGGCTGACACGGTTCATCGGCAAGGGCTCCGGCCGCGCGCTCGAGGTGGGCTGCGGCGAGGGTCGCGTGGCGCGCGACCTGAAGGCGCTGGGTTACCGCGTGACCGTGACTGACGTGGTGGCCGAGATGGTAGAAGCCGCACGGCAAGCCAGCTCTGCCGACGACTATGCCGTTGCCGGTGTCGACGATCTGCCCTTTGACGACGGCAGCTTCGACCTTGTCATGGCCTACAACGTGCTGATGTACGTCGACGACGTGCCTGCGGCGATCAGGGAAATCCGACGCGTGATGAAGCCCGGCGGCACGCTGTTCATTTCGCTGGTCCATCCGTTCAGGGATCGCGGACGCTTCGCCGGGGAAGCGGCCGACGCGCCATTCGTGCTCGACGGCAGCTACTTTGGCCGCGAGCGTTTCGATGGCGAAGAAGAACGTGACGGCCTGACGATGCATTTTGCCGGTTGGCCGCAGCCGCTCGAGGACTATGTGTCGGTGCTGGAGGACGCGGGGCTGGCAATCACGGCATTGCGCGAGCCGATCCCGGATCGGGTCGATTCGGACCTACTGCGCAAATGGGCCCGCGTGCCGCTTTTCCTCTGGCTCAAGGCACGCATCCTGGCTTGA
- the ypfJ gene encoding KPN_02809 family neutral zinc metallopeptidase: MRWRGRRQSDNVQDTRGQGGGGGLGGGLGGGRLPMGPRMSTGGGGLSGIIILVILFFALRACGIDPMQILAGGDGGPVSGGGQVSEGGAPANDEMTQFVSTVLAETEDTWNGIFQAEGLKYQEPKLVLFSGQVRSACGFASSASGPFYCPGDQKVYLDTAFFGQLAKQFGAAGDFAQAYVIAHEVGHHVQNLTGILPKFNQMRQQMSEADANQMSMRVELQADCFAGVWGHYTDQKGLLEQGDIEEALNAAQQIGDDTLQKRMQGYVVPESFNHGTSKQRQRWFAAGFKSGKLSECDTFNNPI, translated from the coding sequence ATGCGCTGGAGAGGCCGCCGCCAGAGTGACAACGTCCAGGATACGCGCGGACAAGGCGGCGGTGGAGGGCTTGGTGGAGGTCTCGGTGGCGGACGCCTGCCGATGGGCCCGCGCATGTCGACGGGCGGCGGCGGACTGTCCGGCATCATCATCCTGGTGATCCTGTTCTTTGCGTTGCGCGCCTGCGGCATCGACCCGATGCAGATCCTGGCCGGCGGCGATGGCGGCCCGGTCTCCGGTGGCGGTCAGGTGAGCGAGGGCGGTGCTCCGGCCAATGACGAAATGACCCAGTTCGTCTCGACCGTGCTGGCCGAGACCGAAGACACCTGGAACGGCATCTTCCAGGCCGAAGGGCTGAAATACCAGGAACCGAAGCTCGTGCTGTTCTCCGGGCAGGTGCGCTCGGCCTGCGGGTTTGCCTCCTCGGCATCCGGGCCGTTCTATTGCCCCGGCGACCAGAAGGTTTATCTCGACACCGCCTTCTTCGGTCAGCTGGCCAAGCAGTTCGGCGCCGCCGGCGATTTCGCCCAAGCCTATGTAATTGCCCATGAAGTCGGCCACCACGTCCAGAACCTGACCGGCATTCTGCCCAAGTTCAACCAGATGCGGCAGCAGATGAGCGAGGCCGACGCCAACCAGATGTCGATGCGTGTCGAACTGCAGGCCGACTGTTTCGCCGGCGTCTGGGGCCACTATACCGACCAGAAGGGCCTGCTCGAACAGGGCGACATCGAAGAGGCGCTGAACGCTGCTCAGCAGATCGGCGACGACACGCTGCAGAAGCGCATGCAGGGTTATGTCGTGCCCGAAAGCTTCAACCACGGTACCTCGAAGCAGCGCCAGCGCTGGTTTGCCGCCGGCTTCAAGAGCGGCAAGCTGTCGGAGTGTGACACCTTCAACAATCCGATCTGA